The following is a genomic window from Candidatus Tumulicola sp..
AGTAGAACGACCCGGTCGTCGCGCCGGTGACGTACCCTAGCGACGAACCAGGGATCAAGCCGGCCTGAGGCGCGATGGACGCCTGAAAACCCGTCACGGTGATCGCCGAACCCGCCGGACTTGAACAGCCCGCGCACATAGGGTTGTTGAAGACGGACGGCCAGTTCATGCCGTTTGCGGGGCCGAGCAGCGACACGGTGCGCTGCAACTTGTCGAAATTGAAGAACACGATGGTCTGGCCTTGCGTCACGGCGACGACGCCCTGCGGGGCGGCGGTCGGCGCGACCGGGCTCGAGGTGGCAACCACGGGCGGGCCGCTCATCAGACCGTAGCCATCGACAGCGCCGTAGGTGACGTTAGAAGCCGGCGAGGCCTGATAGCTGACGGACACGTTGTTCATCGTCGTCGGCGTCGGCGTGGGGGTCGGCGACTGGGTGCCGATGGGCGACGGCGACGGCGATGGCGTCGTGCTGACGCCGGGCAGGGTCGATTTGCTCGTGCAGCCTCCCACGCCGGCCAGCGCGAGCGCGCCGATCAGGAAAAGGGCGAGCAACGCAACGCTGAGCGCCGGTGACCACATCGATTTTATTTTCATTTTCGGTTCCTGCGACAAATCCGTCTCCGTCATCCGGGGCTAAAGCCCCGGCACTACAACTTCGGCTATCCGCCGGCGATCAGGCGCTCCGCTTTTTGCGCCATGCTCTCGTAGGTCATCTCGCCGTCGACCGCTTCCCTGATGACGCCGTTCTTATCGATGAAGAACGAACTCGGCAGACCTGCGAGGTGCAGCGCCGTGCCCAAGCGCTGCCCAGCGTCTACGCCGACCGCGAATGTGATCCCGAATCGGTCGGCGTACGCCTTTGCCGTCCGGGGGTCTTCGCCTTGGTCGATCGCCACCACCAGTAGACGGCCTTCCTGCGCCCTTGCGAGTCGCTCGAGGGCAGGCATCTCCCGGCGGCAGGGTCCGCACCACGTCGCCCACACGTTGAGCAGCACATCTTGTCCGCGCAAACCGCGAAGCGCAACCGATCCGCCCCTGACGAGCGGCACCGACACGTCGGGGGCGCTCATGCCGATGACCTGCGCGGGGCCGCGGTTTTGGTCGATCTCGTTCGGGAAAAATGCGGCGATCAGGACCACCAGCGCGACCGCGACGAGCCCGCCGACGATCCAACGAAGCACTCGCGTAGATTGGTCAAAACGGGACGTTCGCCCTGCCAGCGCGAAGTCAACGAATGTGGCAGAAGCTATCGAACGCGAGAAGGACGCAGCGGTCTTCGATTCCATCGACGACGTTCAAGCGATGCTCGCCCGGCATCGCTACGTGGCCGATCGCAGTCTCGCCGTATCCATCTACTTGAGCGTGACGCTCGGTAAGCCGCTGTTCCTCGAGGGTGAAGCCGGCGTCGGCAAGACGGAAGTCGCCAAGGTCCTCGCCGCAGGGCTAAGCCGGCGTTTGATCAGGCTGCAGTGCTACGAGGGCCTCGACGTCAACCACGCCCTGTATGAATGGAACTACGCCAAACAGATCCTTCACATCCGCTTGGCCGAAACGCTAGGAGGCGAAGGGCAAAGAGACGCGGTCGAACGTGAGATCTTCGGTCCGGAATTTCTCATCAAACGGCCGCTGCTGCAAGCGATCGACGATCGCGGTGAGCCGCCGGCGGTGCTGTTGATCGACGAGATCGATCGCGCGGATGAAGAATTTGAGGCGTTCTTGCTCGAATTGCTGTCGGATTTCCAGGTCACGGTGCCGGAGATCGGCGCATTTGTGGCCGCGCACCCGCCGTTGGTCGTGCTCACCAGCAATCGGACGCGCGAAGTGCACGACGCGCTCAAACGGCGCTGCCTCTACCATTGGATCGACTATCCGAACGTCGAACGCGAAGCGCACATCGTGGAATCGAAGGTGCCCGGCGTCAGCCGGCAGTTGGCGTTGGAGGCCTGCGCGCTCGTCGCGAGCCTGCGCGCCGACTCGTTCTACAAACATCCGGGCATCGCCGAAACCATCGATTGGGCCGCCGCATTGGTGGCGCTCGGCCAAACGGCGCTTGATGAGCGCGTGGTCGCCGAGACGATCGGCTGCGTTCTCAAGTATCAGGAAGACGTGAAGAAAGCGCGCGAGCCCGGTTTGAGCACGCGCGTCGAGCGTGCCCGAAAGGTGGCGGCGCAAGCGTGAAGGAGCACCGCGCGGCGTTCGATGCGGCCGCGATTGAGAAGTTCGCGCGGTTGGGGTGGAACGTCGTGGTGTTCGGCCGCGCGCTGCGCAGGATCGGCCTGCGGGCGCAGCCCGACCGCATGATCCTCTTGGCTGAAGCGTTGAAGGCGGTGGGCTTGAGCTCGCGCGACGACGTCAAAGCCGCCGCGAGGAGCGTGCTCGTGCGTTCGCCCGAAGAGCTGACGAAATTCGACATCGCGTTCGATGCGTTTTGGACCGCCGCAAACGAGCGTCGATCGGAAAGCGCGGTGGAGCAAGACCGGCCGCCCCAAGACGCCAAGGTGCGCGAGTCGCCTGCAGATGAAGGCGCCGGCGCTCCAACCGCGCTTTCACCGGAACGGCCGGACGCGATGCACCGGCAGGATCCGAATGCGCCCGGCGACGCCCACGAAGAACGCGGCGCGGTCGTCGACGGCGATCGTTCGTTCACGTACAGCTTCGCCGAGGGACTGTACCAAAAGGAATTCTCGCAGCTATCAGGCGAGGAGATGGCCGTCGCTCGCGAGCTCACCAAACGCCGCGCGTGGGATTTGGGACTGCGCCGATCGCGCCGGACCCGGCCCGCTCGCGGAGGCGCCGCCTTCGACCATCGGCGCACGCTGCGAGCAAGTCTTCGCCGCGGCGGGGAAGTGCTGTCGCTGCATACTCGCGAGCGGCGCGAGAAGCAGCGCGACCTCGTGCTGCTGTGCGACATCTCCGGTTCGATGGACCGCTATTCGCGCTTGTTGCTGCAGTTCGTCCACACCGTTCGGCATGCCGTCGGCCACGTCGAGGCCTTCGTCTTCGGCACGCGGCTCACGCGCATCACGCGCCAGATCCGGCATCGCGAGATCCAAGCCGCGATCGACGAGGTCTCGCACAGCGTGGCGGATTGGGCCGGCGGCACGCGCATCGGCGAGTGCCTGCGCGAGTTCAACCGGCATTGGGCGAAGAGGGTGCTCAG
Proteins encoded in this region:
- a CDS encoding VWA domain-containing protein, whose amino-acid sequence is MKEHRAAFDAAAIEKFARLGWNVVVFGRALRRIGLRAQPDRMILLAEALKAVGLSSRDDVKAAARSVLVRSPEELTKFDIAFDAFWTAANERRSESAVEQDRPPQDAKVRESPADEGAGAPTALSPERPDAMHRQDPNAPGDAHEERGAVVDGDRSFTYSFAEGLYQKEFSQLSGEEMAVARELTKRRAWDLGLRRSRRTRPARGGAAFDHRRTLRASLRRGGEVLSLHTRERREKQRDLVLLCDISGSMDRYSRLLLQFVHTVRHAVGHVEAFVFGTRLTRITRQIRHREIQAAIDEVSHSVADWAGGTRIGECLREFNRHWAKRVLSRGAIVLIISDGWDRGDIDMLASEMRRLQRSAYRLIWLNPLLGSPHYRPQTVGMQAALPYIDNFLPAHNLKSLLQLASLLRSVEDRRPARAQAPFLSEHSA
- a CDS encoding TlpA disulfide reductase family protein, which encodes MLRWIVGGLVAVALVVLIAAFFPNEIDQNRGPAQVIGMSAPDVSVPLVRGGSVALRGLRGQDVLLNVWATWCGPCRREMPALERLARAQEGRLLVVAIDQGEDPRTAKAYADRFGITFAVGVDAGQRLGTALHLAGLPSSFFIDKNGVIREAVDGEMTYESMAQKAERLIAGG
- a CDS encoding MoxR family ATPase, producing the protein MAEAIEREKDAAVFDSIDDVQAMLARHRYVADRSLAVSIYLSVTLGKPLFLEGEAGVGKTEVAKVLAAGLSRRLIRLQCYEGLDVNHALYEWNYAKQILHIRLAETLGGEGQRDAVEREIFGPEFLIKRPLLQAIDDRGEPPAVLLIDEIDRADEEFEAFLLELLSDFQVTVPEIGAFVAAHPPLVVLTSNRTREVHDALKRRCLYHWIDYPNVEREAHIVESKVPGVSRQLALEACALVASLRADSFYKHPGIAETIDWAAALVALGQTALDERVVAETIGCVLKYQEDVKKAREPGLSTRVERARKVAAQA